A region of Armatimonadota bacterium DNA encodes the following proteins:
- a CDS encoding aldolase/citrate lyase family protein — MLVNKVKQLLADGRPAIGQWVSLPSPQVAEILALAGMDWLVIDAEHGPADWETVEDIVRALDGTGVTPLVRVPANDPALIKRALDRGALGVVVPLVHTASQAQAAVAAARFPPEGIRGVAGTRASRYGRDLPQYLAEWNRQVLVACQVETPEAVRQAEAIAAVPGVDVLFVGPSDLSANLGCFRQFDHPEFVAALERILAAARAHGKVAGIMAGGAEDALARIDQGFRFVSVGSDTRMLASAAASAHDRVRAGLAERGW; from the coding sequence ATGCTCGTCAACAAGGTGAAGCAGTTGCTCGCGGACGGCCGCCCGGCCATCGGCCAGTGGGTGAGCCTGCCCTCGCCGCAGGTGGCCGAGATCCTGGCGCTGGCCGGGATGGACTGGCTGGTGATCGACGCCGAGCACGGGCCGGCCGACTGGGAGACGGTGGAGGACATCGTCCGAGCCCTGGACGGGACCGGTGTGACCCCGCTGGTCCGCGTGCCGGCCAACGACCCCGCCCTCATCAAGAGGGCGCTGGACCGGGGAGCCCTGGGGGTGGTGGTGCCTCTGGTACACACTGCGTCCCAGGCCCAGGCCGCCGTGGCGGCCGCCCGTTTCCCCCCCGAGGGCATCCGGGGCGTCGCCGGCACCCGCGCCAGCCGCTACGGCCGCGACCTGCCCCAGTACCTGGCCGAGTGGAACCGGCAGGTACTGGTGGCGTGTCAGGTGGAGACCCCCGAGGCCGTCCGGCAGGCCGAGGCCATCGCCGCGGTCCCCGGAGTGGATGTGCTCTTCGTCGGCCCCAGCGACCTGTCGGCGAACCTCGGCTGCTTCCGCCAGTTCGACCATCCGGAGTTCGTGGCGGCTCTGGAGCGCATCCTGGCAGCCGCCCGGGCCCACGGCAAGGTCGCCGGAATCATGGCCGGCGGGGCCGAGGACGCCCTGGCGCGGATCGACCAGGGATTCCGCTTCGTCTCCGTGGGCTCGGATACCCGGATGCTCGCCTCCGCCGCGGCCTCCGC
- a CDS encoding hydroxyacid dehydrogenase yields MERPRVLLTEPIHPDGLALLQQSADVTVLPAPEPEAVRAALADADAVIVRLVRLRAEEIDAAPRLRVIGRHGVGVDNVDLAAATRRRIPVVYTPGANAVSVAEHTLALLLAVARRLVDLDRAVREGRWQARDEIWGIELAGRTAGVVGVGAVGREVARRCRALGMRVLGYDPYVAEMPEGVERAESLDDLLRQCDVVSLHVPLRPDTRHLIGRRELAILRPGSVLINTSRGAVVDEGALAEALADGRLAGAGLDVFGTEPPPPDHPLLRAPRAVLTPHAASHTSEALRRMAVAVAEQVLDALAGRRPPYVANPEVYQTS; encoded by the coding sequence ATGGAACGTCCCCGCGTCCTGCTCACCGAGCCCATCCACCCCGACGGCCTGGCCCTGCTGCAGCAGTCCGCCGATGTCACCGTCCTGCCCGCTCCCGAACCCGAGGCAGTGCGCGCGGCCCTCGCCGACGCCGACGCGGTGATCGTCCGCCTGGTCCGCCTGAGAGCAGAGGAAATCGACGCCGCCCCGCGCCTGCGGGTCATCGGCCGCCACGGCGTGGGTGTGGACAATGTGGACCTGGCTGCCGCCACCCGGCGGCGGATCCCGGTGGTCTACACTCCGGGCGCCAACGCCGTGTCGGTGGCGGAGCACACCTTGGCGCTGCTGCTGGCCGTGGCCAGGCGCCTGGTGGACCTGGATCGGGCGGTGCGCGAGGGACGCTGGCAGGCCCGCGACGAGATCTGGGGCATCGAGCTGGCAGGGCGCACCGCCGGCGTCGTCGGCGTGGGGGCGGTGGGCCGCGAGGTGGCGCGGCGCTGCCGGGCGCTGGGCATGCGGGTGCTGGGCTACGATCCCTACGTCGCCGAGATGCCGGAGGGTGTGGAGCGGGCGGAGTCCCTCGACGACCTGCTGAGGCAGTGCGACGTGGTGAGCCTTCACGTGCCGCTCAGGCCGGACACCCGGCACCTGATCGGCCGGCGGGAGCTGGCGATCCTGCGGCCCGGGTCGGTGCTGATCAACACGAGCCGGGGCGCAGTCGTGGACGAAGGGGCGCTGGCGGAGGCGCTGGCCGACGGTCGCCTGGCCGGGGCCGGGCTGGACGTCTTCGGCACCGAGCCGCCGCCTCCCGATCACCCGCTGCTGCGGGCGCCCCGCGCGGTTCTGACCCCCCACGCGGCATCCCACACCAGCGAGGCGCTGCGCCGCATGGCCGTGGCCGTGGCCGAGCAGGTCCTGGACGCCCTGGCCGGCCGGAGGCCCCCCTACGTGGCCAATCCCGAGGTCTACCAGACGTCCTGA
- a CDS encoding cold-shock protein, translated as MATGTVKWFNSEKGYGFITPEDGGKDVFVHFSGIDGAGYRSLVEGQKVEYTVTQGQKGPQATGVRPIG; from the coding sequence ATGGCAACAGGGACCGTCAAGTGGTTCAACAGCGAGAAGGGGTACGGTTTCATCACCCCCGAAGACGGCGGCAAGGACGTCTTCGTGCACTTCTCCGGCATCGACGGCGCAGGGTACCGGTCGCTGGTCGAGGGGCAGAAGGTCGAGTACACCGTGACCCAGGGCCAGAAGGGTCCGCAGGCCACGGGCGTGCGGCCCATCGGCTAG
- a CDS encoding SIMPL domain-containing protein (The SIMPL domain is named for its presence in mouse protein SIMPL (signalling molecule that associates with mouse pelle-like kinase). Bacterial member BP26, from Brucella, was shown to assemble into a channel-like structure, while YggE from E. coli has been associated with resistance to oxidative stress.), with amino-acid sequence MRYGPGILAVLLAAALLPARAQAPEPGRRQIVTQGTGRVQVAPTEAAVVVAVQVQRATAVEASREVARIADQTLRRLHQLGIRRQMIRTSGVQVYPVFSTPRDGAPQVAGYRAIYAVTVTLTDLSLVGPVIDDAVRAGMNQVAGVTWGLRDPSAARREALALAVREAREAAEAIAAAAGLQIAGVERIVEESAGVEVRSLERVAPAPGQALVPIEPGLITVTARVTMVVTF; translated from the coding sequence ATGCGCTACGGTCCGGGAATCCTCGCGGTCCTGCTGGCCGCGGCTTTGCTGCCGGCGAGGGCACAGGCGCCGGAGCCGGGGCGCCGGCAGATCGTCACCCAGGGCACGGGGCGGGTGCAGGTGGCGCCCACCGAAGCCGCGGTCGTCGTGGCAGTGCAGGTGCAGCGCGCGACGGCGGTCGAGGCGAGTCGGGAAGTCGCGCGGATTGCCGACCAGACCCTGCGGCGGCTACACCAGCTGGGGATCCGCCGCCAGATGATCCGCACGTCGGGCGTCCAGGTCTACCCGGTGTTCAGCACGCCCCGCGACGGCGCGCCCCAGGTGGCGGGATACCGGGCCATCTACGCGGTGACGGTGACGCTCACCGACCTGAGCCTGGTGGGTCCCGTGATCGACGACGCGGTCCGGGCCGGCATGAATCAGGTGGCGGGAGTGACGTGGGGCTTGAGGGATCCCTCCGCGGCCCGGCGGGAGGCCCTGGCCCTGGCGGTGCGGGAGGCGCGGGAGGCCGCCGAGGCCATCGCCGCCGCCGCGGGCCTGCAGATCGCGGGCGTCGAGCGGATCGTCGAAGAGTCGGCGGGGGTGGAGGTGCGGTCGCTGGAGCGCGTGGCCCCCGCGCCGGGTCAGGCCCTGGTGCCGATCGAGCCGGGGCTGATCACGGTGACGGCCCGGGTGACGATGGTGGTGACGTTTTGA
- a CDS encoding plastocyanin/azurin family copper-binding protein: MKPSATSCLERVAVDPEQTVSIRFAAKKTGTSGFACHMPGHYGADMKGTLTVT, translated from the coding sequence ATGAAGCCGTCCGCAACGTCCTGCCTGGAGCGGGTGGCGGTCGATCCTGAGCAGACGGTGAGCATCAGGTTCGCGGCGAAGAAGACAGGCACGTCCGGGTTCGCCTGCCACATGCCCGGCCACTACGGGGCGGACATGAAGGGCACGCTGACGGTCACGTAA
- a CDS encoding YHS domain-containing protein, producing MATDPVCGMQVDERKAAGTSVYRGQTFYFCSSGCKAAFDKEPEKYAQHTGHAHGH from the coding sequence GTGGCAACCGATCCGGTCTGCGGCATGCAGGTGGACGAGCGCAAGGCGGCCGGGACGTCCGTGTATCGCGGTCAGACCTTTTATTTCTGTTCGAGCGGCTGCAAGGCAGCCTTTGACAAGGAACCCGAGAAGTACGCACAGCACACCGGCCACGCCCACGGCCACTGA
- a CDS encoding DMT family transporter — protein MHAALVADVCRRHPAITAHAFATLSHLAPGRVILGLGAGGGASHFPLTLGDTPASPQPYRDSLVGDVLTLGAAAATGSGVALAERYLSGADGATVMGVAVVAGALLILPIAWVPMVAFPWGRVSARAWLELSYAAFCAGSLGYILWYRNIPRIGAVRGSLYGFLIPVIGVLTAMAALGDRLTPVQGLGALCVLLGVGTARGWLGLLVRQAHVSRQAPGTHAGSDRRRRPSRPPGC, from the coding sequence GTGCACGCTGCACTGGTCGCCGATGTGTGCCGCCGGCACCCCGCCATCACCGCCCACGCCTTCGCCACCCTCAGCCACCTCGCTCCCGGGCGCGTGATCCTGGGGCTTGGTGCAGGAGGGGGGGCCAGCCATTTCCCCTTGACCCTGGGGGACACGCCCGCGTCCCCGCAACCGTACCGGGATTCGCTTGTGGGCGACGTCCTCACGCTGGGAGCGGCTGCGGCCACCGGTTCCGGCGTCGCCCTGGCGGAGCGGTACCTGAGCGGAGCAGACGGAGCCACGGTGATGGGCGTGGCGGTGGTGGCCGGGGCGCTTCTGATCCTGCCGATCGCCTGGGTTCCGATGGTCGCCTTCCCCTGGGGGCGGGTATCCGCCCGGGCGTGGCTGGAGCTGTCCTACGCCGCCTTCTGCGCGGGGTCGCTCGGGTACATCCTGTGGTACCGCAACATCCCCCGGATCGGCGCGGTGCGGGGGTCCCTGTACGGATTTCTCATCCCCGTCATCGGAGTGCTCACGGCCATGGCGGCGCTGGGCGATCGGCTGACCCCGGTGCAGGGTCTGGGAGCGCTGTGCGTGCTGCTTGGGGTCGGCACGGCGCGGGGATGGCTCGGCCTCCTCGTCCGGCAGGCGCATGTCTCGCGGCAGGCGCCCGGGACCCACGCCGGGTCGGACCGGCGGCGCCGCCCGTCCAGACCTCCCGGCTGCTGA